In one Terriglobia bacterium genomic region, the following are encoded:
- a CDS encoding cation-efflux pump yields MVTRLLEDMREKRSAALLSVGSAAVLLGLKTFLTLRTGSLGVLSEALHSGLDLVAAVITYLSVRMSDAPADENHPYGHGKFENFSAFVETGLLLVTALYIIYQAFVRLFFRSVHIQPSVTALVVLFVALLVDLTRARALGQAARKFQSEALEADALHFSTDVWSTLVVITGIALVWAGEAWNIPSLVYADALAALAVAGVVIWVGSQLGRRTLDALLDTAPVGLQRRIAQAVAQMDGILDTERVRVRRAGNRHFVDVTVSVPRSTNLEQVHALTDAIEARIGEIVPADVMVHVEPRAPEGEHLFEAIRALAQRQGLAIHDLTAQQLDGKLFVELHLEVDEQLSLGEAHRQATELEDGIRALRAARTEVNIHIEPLGKSIPTSDSSAGEMKQLSREVEEFLNLLPKGFEGLLNCHEVRVRQVEHHILVSCHCTMRSELPITQVHDVTAALEDRVKERFPQIYRVTIHPEPAEERP; encoded by the coding sequence ATGGTTACGCGGCTGCTGGAAGACATGCGGGAGAAACGGAGCGCGGCACTGCTGAGCGTGGGCTCGGCGGCGGTGCTGCTGGGACTGAAGACGTTTCTGACGCTGCGCACGGGAAGCCTCGGCGTGCTCTCGGAAGCGCTGCATTCGGGGCTGGACCTGGTGGCGGCGGTGATCACGTATCTGTCGGTGCGCATGTCGGACGCGCCGGCGGACGAGAACCATCCCTATGGGCACGGGAAGTTCGAGAATTTTTCGGCCTTCGTGGAAACCGGTCTGCTCCTGGTCACCGCGCTGTACATCATCTACCAGGCGTTCGTTCGGCTTTTCTTCCGCAGCGTGCACATCCAGCCCAGCGTGACGGCCCTCGTGGTGCTCTTCGTGGCGCTGCTGGTGGACCTGACGCGGGCGCGGGCGCTGGGGCAGGCGGCGCGGAAATTCCAGAGCGAGGCGCTGGAAGCGGACGCGCTGCATTTCTCGACCGACGTGTGGAGCACGCTGGTGGTGATCACGGGGATCGCGCTGGTGTGGGCCGGGGAAGCCTGGAACATTCCTTCGCTGGTGTACGCGGACGCGCTGGCGGCGCTGGCGGTGGCCGGGGTGGTGATCTGGGTGGGTTCGCAGCTGGGGCGGCGCACGCTGGACGCGCTGCTGGACACGGCGCCGGTGGGGCTGCAGCGGCGTATCGCGCAGGCCGTGGCGCAGATGGACGGGATCCTGGATACGGAGCGGGTGCGCGTGCGGCGCGCGGGCAACCGGCACTTCGTGGATGTAACGGTGAGCGTGCCGCGGAGCACCAACCTGGAGCAGGTGCACGCGCTGACGGACGCGATCGAGGCGCGCATCGGGGAGATCGTGCCGGCGGACGTGATGGTACACGTGGAGCCGCGGGCTCCCGAGGGTGAGCACCTCTTCGAAGCGATCCGCGCGCTGGCGCAGCGCCAGGGGCTGGCCATCCACGACCTGACGGCGCAGCAGCTGGACGGAAAATTGTTCGTGGAGCTGCACCTGGAAGTGGACGAACAACTCAGCCTGGGGGAGGCGCACCGCCAGGCCACGGAACTGGAAGACGGCATCCGCGCGCTGCGCGCCGCGCGCACGGAAGTGAACATCCACATCGAGCCGCTGGGGAAGAGCATTCCGACGAGCGACAGCAGCGCGGGAGAGATGAAGCAGCTCTCGCGGGAGGTGGAGGAGTTTCTGAATCTGCTGCCGAAGGGGTTCGAGGGGCTGTTGAATTGCCACGAGGTGCGGGTGCGGCAGGTGGAGCACCACATTTTGGTGTCGTGTCACTGCACGATGCGCAGCGAGCTGCCGATTACGCAGGTGCACGACGTGACGGCGGCGCTCGAGGATCGCGTGAAGGAGCGCTTTCCGCAAATTTACCGGGTGACGATTCATCCCGAGCCGGCCGAGGAACGCCCGTAG
- a CDS encoding peptidase U62, producing the protein MNTLMPIFRLSLLLSLGLLAVSGPVNVPAAQAAPRDGAGPVKAAARSPLLDAMQTELDRSLGVLGKLDPPAYYIGYTVTESQRAEVSGSNGALLSSSEGKSRWLEVAVRAGSYALDNTRKVGERQSPTAGPGGPVPLDDDAEVLRRTIWLETDRQYRAAAEALMKIKTGKEVKVETAEGQAPDFSREEPHTAIGPVASFTLDRKPWEQKVRAYTQALRASPAIINSIVTFTALAQTQYQVTSEGTQLQFGQTRYRLELFIQGKAPDGMDINRYYNFDWVNPGEAPDDKAVYAAEATLRKELEGLVAAPLIEPTAGPAMLTGRAAAVFFHEVFGHRAEGHRQKDISEGQTFARKVGEAIFPDFLSITDDPTLRRLGKTDLLGYYQFDDEGVPAQRVTLVEHGILRGFEMSRSPLLGFPHSNGHGRRQVGYAPVSRQGNLIVQSSKTMTNAQLRAKLIALAREQGKSFGLLIDDIEGGFTFTGRGQPQAFQVLPLVVYKVYTDGRPDELVRGVDIVGTPLVSLTKIVATGDTPEVFNGYCGAESGSVPVSAASPAILISELEVQKKESATDKPPILPPPAHDAVKTGGGR; encoded by the coding sequence TTGAACACGCTGATGCCCATCTTCCGGCTGTCTCTGCTTCTCAGTCTAGGTTTGCTGGCCGTGAGCGGGCCGGTGAACGTGCCGGCGGCGCAGGCGGCGCCGCGGGACGGCGCCGGGCCAGTCAAGGCCGCCGCGCGTTCGCCGCTGCTGGATGCGATGCAGACGGAACTCGACCGCTCGCTGGGGGTCCTGGGAAAGCTCGATCCTCCGGCCTATTACATCGGCTACACGGTGACGGAGTCGCAGCGGGCCGAGGTGTCGGGTTCGAACGGCGCGTTGCTCTCCAGCAGCGAGGGCAAGAGCCGCTGGCTGGAAGTGGCGGTGCGCGCGGGCAGCTACGCGCTGGACAACACGCGCAAGGTGGGCGAGCGGCAATCGCCGACAGCAGGCCCCGGCGGGCCCGTGCCGCTGGATGACGACGCCGAGGTGCTGCGGCGGACGATCTGGCTGGAGACCGACCGGCAGTACCGCGCGGCGGCGGAAGCGCTGATGAAGATCAAGACCGGCAAGGAAGTAAAGGTCGAGACAGCGGAAGGGCAGGCGCCGGATTTTTCAAGGGAAGAGCCACACACGGCGATCGGGCCGGTGGCGTCGTTCACGCTGGACCGCAAGCCGTGGGAACAGAAAGTGCGAGCGTACACGCAAGCGCTTCGCGCGTCACCGGCGATCATCAACTCCATCGTGACGTTCACGGCGCTGGCGCAGACGCAGTACCAGGTAACCAGCGAAGGGACGCAGCTGCAGTTCGGGCAGACGCGCTACCGCCTGGAGCTGTTCATCCAGGGCAAAGCGCCGGATGGAATGGACATCAACCGCTACTACAACTTCGACTGGGTGAACCCAGGGGAGGCTCCGGACGACAAGGCCGTGTATGCGGCGGAGGCCACGCTGCGCAAGGAGCTGGAGGGCCTGGTGGCGGCGCCCCTGATCGAACCCACGGCGGGTCCGGCGATGCTCACGGGGCGCGCCGCGGCGGTTTTCTTCCACGAAGTGTTCGGGCACCGCGCCGAAGGCCACAGGCAGAAGGACATCAGCGAGGGGCAGACGTTTGCGCGCAAGGTGGGCGAGGCGATTTTCCCGGATTTTCTGAGCATCACGGACGATCCGACCCTGCGGCGGCTGGGGAAGACGGACCTGCTGGGCTACTACCAGTTCGACGACGAGGGCGTGCCGGCGCAGCGCGTGACGCTGGTGGAGCACGGCATCCTGCGGGGCTTCGAGATGTCGCGCTCGCCGCTGCTGGGATTTCCGCACTCGAACGGACACGGGCGGCGGCAGGTGGGCTATGCGCCGGTGTCGCGGCAGGGCAACCTGATCGTGCAGAGCAGCAAGACCATGACCAACGCGCAGTTGCGCGCGAAGCTGATCGCGCTGGCCAGGGAACAGGGCAAATCGTTCGGGCTGCTGATCGACGACATCGAAGGCGGGTTCACGTTCACCGGGCGGGGACAGCCGCAGGCGTTTCAGGTGCTGCCGCTGGTGGTCTACAAGGTGTACACGGACGGGCGGCCGGATGAACTGGTGCGCGGGGTGGACATCGTGGGGACGCCGCTGGTGTCGCTGACGAAGATCGTAGCCACCGGGGACACCCCGGAAGTGTTCAATGGATATTGCGGAGCGGAATCGGGATCGGTGCCGGTGTCGGCCGCCTCGCCGGCGATTCTGATCTCCGAGCTGGAAGTGCAGAAGAAGGAGAGCGCGACGGACAAGCCGCCGATCCTGCCGCCGCCAGCGCACGACGCGGTGAAAACGGGAGGTGGGCGATGA
- a CDS encoding serine/threonine-protein phosphatase encodes MELILPAADLPMMDRRHEQELEEARIIQQGMFPPERLAIGSVIMAHKVVPMTEVGGDFLDYFALSDATLGLYLGDVSGKGLPAALYAALAVGTLRGVQKTGACPTTVLELLNKRLTMRGIPSRYAATQYALYDPPTRRLHISNGGVPGPLHLTARGCRELLLPGIPPGLLMEAGYEVTTLELEAGDSVVFFTDGISDAMNQKDESYGIERLAQLCAQHRSAPPAELLERIFRGVGEFTHGQPQHDDMTVAVLHCEK; translated from the coding sequence ATGGAACTGATACTTCCGGCTGCCGATTTGCCCATGATGGACAGGCGGCACGAACAGGAACTGGAGGAAGCACGGATCATCCAGCAAGGGATGTTTCCGCCCGAGAGGCTGGCCATCGGCAGCGTCATAATGGCCCACAAGGTCGTGCCCATGACCGAGGTGGGGGGCGATTTCCTGGACTATTTCGCGCTTTCGGACGCGACCCTGGGACTGTATCTCGGCGACGTCTCGGGAAAGGGTTTGCCCGCGGCGCTGTATGCGGCGCTGGCGGTGGGAACGCTGCGCGGGGTGCAGAAGACGGGAGCGTGCCCGACGACGGTTCTGGAGCTGCTCAACAAGCGGCTGACGATGCGCGGGATTCCTTCGCGCTACGCGGCCACGCAGTACGCCCTCTATGATCCGCCGACGCGGCGTCTGCACATCTCGAACGGGGGAGTGCCCGGACCGCTGCACCTGACGGCGCGCGGCTGCCGGGAATTGCTGCTGCCGGGGATTCCGCCGGGGCTGCTGATGGAAGCGGGCTATGAGGTTACGACGCTGGAGCTGGAAGCGGGCGATTCGGTGGTCTTCTTCACCGACGGAATCAGCGATGCCATGAACCAGAAAGACGAATCGTACGGAATTGAGCGGCTGGCACAACTCTGCGCGCAGCACCGAAGCGCGCCCCCGGCGGAGCTTCTGGAGCGCATCTTCCGCGGCGTCGGAGAGTTCACCCACGGGCAGCCGCAACATGACGACATGACCGTGGCCGTTCTGCACTGCGAAAAATGA
- a CDS encoding DUF6249 domain-containing protein, translating to MNGDFIGLVAVIMIFGIPLAALYTYYRVRKLRTEEKLAAIARGVPVPMEPELSQAARSRRAGIVLVAGALGYIATFALIARSEPEALVAASFGAIPLAIGLGYFLDATLVRRDARS from the coding sequence ATGAACGGAGATTTCATCGGCCTCGTTGCCGTGATCATGATTTTCGGGATTCCCCTGGCCGCGCTGTACACCTACTACCGGGTGCGCAAACTGCGCACCGAGGAGAAGCTCGCCGCCATCGCCCGCGGCGTTCCCGTGCCCATGGAGCCGGAACTCTCGCAGGCGGCCCGCTCGCGCCGCGCCGGCATTGTCCTGGTGGCCGGCGCACTCGGCTACATCGCCACGTTTGCGCTCATCGCCCGTTCCGAGCCGGAGGCCCTCGTCGCCGCCAGCTTCGGGGCCATCCCCCTGGCCATCGGCCTCGGCTACTTCCTGGATGCCACGCTCGTCCGCCGCGACGCCCGCTCCTGA
- a CDS encoding 4-oxalocrotonate tautomerase family protein: protein MPHVQITWVEGRTPEQKRKIAERVTQVLIEDGKAKRENIHVAFHDVPAANYAEAGVLVADQKRTP from the coding sequence ATGCCGCACGTTCAGATTACGTGGGTGGAGGGGCGCACGCCGGAGCAGAAGCGGAAGATTGCCGAGCGGGTGACGCAGGTGCTGATCGAGGATGGGAAGGCCAAGCGGGAGAACATTCACGTGGCGTTTCACGACGTCCCGGCGGCGAACTACGCCGAAGCGGGCGTACTGGTGGCGGACCAAAAACGCACGCCGTAG
- a CDS encoding ribonuclease HI family protein, with protein MSKRPAPPSGARLFDEPAAPDPPRSGSYTCNIDGAARGNPGPASYGVVVRDSSGAIVARLKKYIGRFTNNVAEYYALIAALDYAQAHSVRSVRIQSDSELLVKQMRGLYKVKSPDLRPLFERAKKMSQSFASFVIEHVYREQNREADDLANEALDATAPGAAQTPHGAAPAKVHAAAKAAARAGKLESGRLRARYCRGALVLAEPLNIPEDSEVEIQVRLVD; from the coding sequence ATGAGCAAACGGCCCGCTCCACCCTCCGGCGCACGGCTCTTTGACGAGCCCGCCGCACCCGATCCGCCGCGCTCCGGCTCCTACACCTGCAACATCGACGGCGCAGCCCGCGGCAATCCCGGCCCCGCCTCCTACGGCGTGGTTGTGCGCGATTCTTCCGGCGCCATCGTCGCCCGTCTCAAGAAATATATCGGCCGCTTCACCAACAACGTCGCCGAATACTACGCCCTGATCGCCGCCCTCGATTACGCTCAGGCCCACAGCGTGCGCAGCGTGCGCATCCAGAGCGATTCCGAGCTGCTCGTGAAACAGATGCGCGGCCTGTACAAGGTGAAAAGCCCCGATCTGCGCCCGCTCTTCGAGCGCGCCAAGAAGATGTCGCAGTCCTTCGCCTCCTTCGTTATCGAGCACGTCTACCGCGAGCAGAACCGCGAAGCCGACGACCTCGCCAACGAAGCCCTCGACGCCACCGCCCCCGGCGCCGCGCAAACGCCACACGGCGCCGCGCCCGCAAAGGTGCACGCCGCCGCCAAGGCCGCAGCGCGCGCCGGCAAGCTGGAATCCGGGCGCTTGCGCGCGCGCTACTGCCGGGGCGCGCTGGTCCTCGCCGAGCCCCTGAATATTCCCGAAGACAGCGAAGTCGAAATCCAGGTTCGCTTGGTGGATTGA
- the mqnC gene encoding dehypoxanthine futalosine cyclase encodes MGLTKEQALEMLASDDLVGLGMAAHQLRLKKNDPRIVTYQIDRNINYTNFCTEYCSFCAFYRPLGAKDGYILSFEAIYKKIEEMLELGGTGILLQGGLHPDLQIGYYENLLRSLKQRFPQVHLHCFSAPEILCIAEVSELSVRDTIQRLMDAGLDSIPGGGAEILDDEIRGKIARLKCTSDEWEQVHRTAHALGLRTTATMMFGCGEELRHRVNHLERLRRIQEDTGGFTAFIPWMFAADNTALGKKVQETTAVDYLKTLAVSRLYLDNIGHIQSSWLTPGIKVCQVGLQFGADDVGSILIEENVVFAAGVKNRTNESELRRVISDAGFIPAQRDTLYRSYALK; translated from the coding sequence GTGGGACTGACCAAAGAACAAGCGCTCGAGATGCTGGCCTCCGATGACCTGGTGGGCCTCGGGATGGCCGCGCACCAGCTGCGCCTGAAGAAGAACGATCCGCGGATCGTCACCTACCAGATCGACCGCAACATCAATTACACCAATTTCTGCACCGAGTACTGTTCCTTCTGCGCCTTCTACCGCCCGCTGGGCGCCAAGGACGGCTACATCCTCTCCTTCGAGGCCATCTACAAGAAGATCGAAGAGATGCTGGAGCTGGGCGGCACGGGCATTCTCCTGCAAGGCGGGCTGCACCCCGACCTGCAGATCGGCTACTACGAAAACCTGCTGCGCTCGCTCAAGCAGCGCTTTCCGCAAGTGCACCTGCACTGCTTTTCCGCGCCGGAAATTCTGTGCATCGCGGAAGTGAGCGAGCTGAGCGTGCGCGACACCATCCAGCGCCTGATGGACGCCGGGCTGGACTCCATCCCCGGCGGCGGCGCGGAAATTCTCGACGACGAGATCCGCGGCAAGATCGCCCGGCTGAAGTGCACCAGCGACGAGTGGGAACAGGTGCACCGCACGGCGCACGCCCTGGGCCTGCGCACCACCGCCACCATGATGTTCGGCTGCGGCGAAGAGCTGCGCCACCGCGTCAATCACCTCGAGCGCCTGCGCCGCATCCAGGAAGACACCGGCGGGTTCACCGCCTTCATTCCCTGGATGTTCGCCGCGGACAACACCGCCCTCGGCAAAAAAGTGCAGGAAACCACCGCCGTGGATTACCTGAAGACGCTGGCCGTCAGCCGCCTGTATCTCGACAACATCGGCCACATCCAGTCCAGCTGGCTCACGCCGGGAATCAAGGTCTGCCAGGTGGGCCTGCAGTTCGGCGCCGACGACGTGGGCAGCATTTTGATCGAAGAAAACGTGGTCTTCGCCGCCGGCGTGAAGAACCGCACCAACGAAAGCGAGCTCCGCCGCGTCATCTCCGACGCCGGCTTCATCCCCGCCCAGCGCGACACCCTCTACCGCTCCTACGCCCTGAAATAA
- a CDS encoding menaquinone biosynthesis protein has protein sequence MAKLRISIVQYLNTAPLVRGFTHGPLQGKYDLSFTVPSQCAEALRTGAADIAILPAIEYQRIDDLVVLPDLAIAAQQEVRSLLVIARKPIAQARRIALDRSSRSTQALVKILSAKLWKIAPEFTEAAPDAAAMLRDADAALLIGDPALRLALRIAGTAEPQPDGSMRCRAEAAGLAEGGALFVYDIVQQWRRMTGLPTVLAFWAGRRAAVTPEVVADFRASCDYGVARIAEIAAEAARALHLPADELDRYLRENIDFTLGEENRRGLVLYFDCAAELGLIPRAKPVAWAAVTRARASAKP, from the coding sequence AACTCCGCATCTCCATCGTGCAATACCTGAACACCGCGCCGCTGGTTCGCGGCTTCACGCACGGCCCGCTCCAGGGCAAGTACGACTTGTCCTTCACCGTGCCGTCGCAGTGCGCCGAAGCCCTGCGCACCGGCGCCGCCGATATCGCCATCCTCCCGGCCATCGAATACCAGCGCATCGACGATCTGGTGGTCCTGCCGGACCTGGCCATCGCCGCGCAGCAGGAGGTGCGCAGCCTGCTGGTGATCGCCAGGAAGCCCATCGCCCAGGCCCGGCGCATCGCATTGGACCGCAGCTCGCGCAGCACGCAGGCCCTGGTGAAGATTCTCTCCGCGAAGCTCTGGAAGATCGCCCCGGAATTCACCGAGGCGGCGCCGGATGCCGCCGCGATGCTGCGCGACGCGGACGCGGCGCTGCTCATCGGCGACCCGGCGCTGCGCCTGGCGCTGCGCATTGCGGGAACGGCGGAGCCTCAGCCCGACGGCAGCATGCGCTGCCGCGCGGAGGCCGCGGGCCTCGCGGAAGGCGGCGCGCTCTTCGTCTACGACATCGTGCAGCAGTGGCGGCGCATGACCGGCCTTCCCACGGTGCTGGCGTTCTGGGCGGGGCGCCGCGCGGCCGTGACCCCGGAAGTCGTCGCCGATTTTCGGGCTTCGTGCGACTACGGCGTGGCGCGCATCGCGGAGATCGCCGCTGAAGCGGCGCGTGCGTTGCACCTGCCCGCTGATGAGCTGGACCGCTATTTGCGCGAAAACATCGATTTCACCTTGGGCGAAGAAAACCGCCGCGGCCTGGTCCTGTACTTCGACTGCGCCGCCGAGTTGGGGCTCATCCCGCGCGCCAAGCCCGTCGCCTGGGCGGCAGTGACGCGAGCACGCGCATCGGCAAAGCCGTAG